The proteins below come from a single Anguilla rostrata isolate EN2019 chromosome 3, ASM1855537v3, whole genome shotgun sequence genomic window:
- the cldn7a gene encoding claudin-7-A has translation MANSGLQLLGFALSLIGVIGLIIGTILPQWKMSAYIGDNIITAVAMYQGLWMSCAFQSTGQMQCKVYDSILQLDSALQATRALMIVGIIVSVAGLGVACMGMKCTNCGGDDRVRKSRIAMTGGIVLLVGALCAIVACSWFAHDVIRAFYNPFTPVNTKFEFGAAIFIAWAGSFLDVLGGAMLAASCPRSKQVSKYPAVASNRPPSSAKEYV, from the exons atggCCAACTCCGGGCTTCAACTTTTAGGTTTTGCTCTCTCGCTCATCGGGGTCATTGGACTGATTATCGGCACTATCCTTCCCCAGTGGAAGATGTCGGCTTACATAGGAGACAACATTATCACGGCAGTGGCAATGTACCAGGGGCTATGGATGTCGTGCGCTTTTCAGAGTACCGGACAGATGCAGTGCAAAGTCTACGACTCCATTCTGCAGCTGGACA gtgCTCTCCAGGCGACCCGGGCCCTGATGATTGTGGGCATCATCGTGTCGGTGGCGGGGCTGGGCGTGGCGTGCATGGGCATGAAGTGCACCAACTGCGGGGGCGACGACAGAGTGCGCAAGTCCCGCATCGCCATGACGGGGGGCATCGTCCTCCTGGTGGGGG CTCTGTGTGCGATAGTGGCCTGCTCCTGGTTTGCCCACGACGTCATCAGAGCGTTCTACAACCCCTTCACGCCCGTCAACACAAA GTTTGAGTTCGGGGCGGCCATCTTCATCGCCTGGGCCGGCTCGTTCCTGGACGTGCTGGGGGGGGCCATGCTGGCCGCCTCCTGCCCCAGGAGCAAGCAGGTGTCCAAATACCCTGCCGTGGCTAGCAACCGACCCCCCAGCAGTGCCAAGGAGTACGTCTGA